A single genomic interval of Plodia interpunctella isolate USDA-ARS_2022_Savannah chromosome 16, ilPloInte3.2, whole genome shotgun sequence harbors:
- the LOC128676795 gene encoding acyl-CoA Delta-9 desaturase: MPPQGQERDSWVLYENDDKAQDGATTFVVPPSAEKRKWQIVWRNVILFALLHIGGVYGAYLFLFKAMWTTGLFAFFLYLCSGLGITAGAHRLWAHKSYKARLPLRVLLTVFNTIAFQDAVIDWARDHRLHHKYSETDADPHNATRGFFFSHVGWLLVRKHPQIKEKGPTIDLSDLRADPVLHFQKKYYLILMPLACFILPTYVPTLWGESLWNAYFVCAIFRYVYVLNVTWLVNSAAHAWGSKPYDKNINPVETRPVSLVVLGEGFHNYHHTFPWDYKTAELGDYSLNFSKLFIDTMAKIGWAYDLKTVSSEVVEARVKRTGDGSHNVWGWDDKDVPLEEKQDAMIVNPAKDE, from the exons ATGCCACCTCAAGGCCAAGAGCGAGATTCGTGGGTACTGTACGAGAACGATGATAAGGCCCAGGATGGAGCTACCACCTTTGTGGTGCCGCCGTCCGCGGAGAAGAGGAAGTGGCAAATTGTCTGGAGAAATGTCATTTTGTTTGCTCTTTTACACATCGGCGGCGTGTATGGTGCTTATTTGTTCCTCTTCAAAGCTATGTGGACGACTGGATTGTTtg CATTCTTCCTGTACCTGTGCTCGGGGCTGGGCATCACGGCGGGCGCCCACCGGCTCTGGGCCCACAAGTCCTACAAGGCCCGTTTGCCGCTGCGGGTTCTCCTCACAGTCTTCAACACCATAGCTTTCCAG GATGCGGTGATTGACTGGGCGCGCGACCACCGCCTACACCACAAGTACTCGGAGACGGACGCGGACCCCCACAACGCGACCCGTGGCTTCTTCTTCTCCCACGTCGGCTGGCTGCTCGTCCGCAAACACCCGCAGATCAAGGAGAAGGGGCCCACCATCGACCTCAGCGATTTGAGGGCCGACCCCGTACTGCATTTCCagaaaaa ATACTACCTAATCCTCATGCCTCTGGCTTGCTTCATTCTGCCCACGTATGTACCTACACTGTGGGGCGAGTCACTCTGGAACGCGTATTTCGTATGCGCGATATTCAGATACGTATACGTACTTAACGTGACGTGGCTCGTCAACTCGGCTGCGCATGCGTGGGGCAGCAAGCCTTACGACAAGAACATCAACCCTGTGGAAACCCGCCCCGTGTCCCTTGTTGTCCTCGGAGAAGGATTCCACAACTACCACCACACATTCCCCTGGGATTATAAAACAGCTGAGTTAGGAGATTACTCTTTGAACTTCTCCAAGTTGTTCATTGATACGATGGCGAAGATCGGCTGGGCGTATGACTTGAAGACTGTGTCGTCGGAGGTGGTGGAGGCGCGAGTGAAGCGCACGGGGGATGGTAGCCACAATGTGTGGGGCTGGGACGACAAGGATGTCCCGCTTGAGGAGAAGCAGGACGCCATGATCGTCAACCCGGCCAAAGATGAATAG